A window from Nocardioides mesophilus encodes these proteins:
- a CDS encoding NfeD family protein, whose amino-acid sequence MEWFDEYGWQIWTGLMVLLAAAELLSLDLVLLMLAAGAGVGILTALIGLPVAAQIIAALATSVAMLALVRPGIVKRLHSGPELTLGHDALVGKQGVVVAEVSADSGQVRINGELWTARAYDETRVIPEGARVDVFQIKGATALVHEIPRLDPPPNHSEN is encoded by the coding sequence ATGGAGTGGTTCGACGAGTACGGCTGGCAGATCTGGACCGGTCTCATGGTCCTGCTCGCCGCCGCCGAGCTGCTGAGCCTGGACCTGGTCCTGCTGATGCTCGCGGCGGGGGCCGGCGTCGGCATCCTCACCGCGCTGATCGGCCTGCCGGTGGCCGCGCAGATCATCGCCGCCCTCGCCACGTCGGTGGCGATGCTGGCGCTGGTCCGGCCTGGCATCGTCAAGCGGCTGCACTCCGGGCCCGAGCTGACCCTGGGCCACGACGCGCTCGTGGGCAAGCAGGGCGTCGTCGTCGCCGAGGTCAGCGCCGACTCCGGCCAGGTGCGGATCAACGGTGAGCTGTGGACCGCCCGTGCCTACGACGAGACCCGGGTGATCCCCGAGGGGGCCCGCGTCGACGTGTTCCAGATCAAGGGGGCGACCGCGCTGGTGCACGAGATCCCGCGGCTCGACCCGCCTCCGAACCACTCCGAGAACTGA